One genomic window of Octopus bimaculoides isolate UCB-OBI-ISO-001 chromosome 2, ASM119413v2, whole genome shotgun sequence includes the following:
- the LOC106868680 gene encoding protein pelota homolog, with protein MRRVYQNIDKYNDGCMVLIPEEAEDMWHAYNLVAVGDVLKSTTIRKVQNESATGSVSASKVRTVLTIRVEAIDFDTQACVLRVKGRNIAENQYVKMGAYHTLDLELNRKFTLEKHWDSITLERIDTACDPAQNADLAAIVMQEGLGHLCLVTSSMTLVKAKIETNIPRKRKGMCAQHDKGLMKFYDQMIQAVRRHVNFEIVKCLLIASPGFVKDQFFSYMLDQAVKNDWKDILENKSRCVLAHSSSGFKHSLKEVLQDPSMANRLADTKALGEVKALDEFYNMLVNDPDRAVYGIKPVEKASDLLAIETLMVSDELFRSRDIQKRQRYVALVDKVKENGADVKIFSSLHVSGEQLGQLTGVAALLRYPIPEEDEVDGVSDSED; from the exons ATGAGGCGCGTGTACCAAAATATCGACAAGTACAATGATGG GTGCATGGTCCTCATTCCTGAAGAGGCAGAAGATATGTGGCATGCTTATAACTTAGTAGCTGTTGGAGATGTTCTCAAATCAACAACTATCCG AAAGGTTCAGAATGAATCTGCAACTGGTAGTGTCAGTGCTAGTAAAGTACGTACTGTACTTACCATTCGGGTAGAAGCTATTGACTTTGACACTCAGGCTTGTGTGTTGCGGGTGAAAGGCCGAAATATTGCAGAAAACCAATATGTGAAG ATGGGAGCTTACCACACACTTGATTTGGAGCTCAACCGCAAGTTTACACTTGAAAAACATTGGGATTCAATCACATTAGAACGCATTG ACACAGCTTGTGATCCAGCTCAAAATGCTGATTTAGCTGCCATTGTGATGCAAGAAGGTCTTGGTCATCTCTGCCTTGTAACATCCAGTATGACTTTAGTAAAGGCCAAGATCGAAACAAACATTCCACGAAAGAGGAAAGGAATGTGTGCCCAACATGACAAG gGTCTTATGAAATTTTATGACCAAATGATCCAGGCTGTTAGAAGACATGTCAACTTTGAAA TTGTGAAGTGTTTGCTAATTGCAAGCCCTGGCTTTGTGAAG GATCAATTTTTCTCCTACATGTTGGATCAGGCTGTGAAAAATGACTGGAAGGATATTCTGGAGAATAAGTCACGATGTGTTTTGGCACATTCTTCGTCTGGTTTTAAACATTCTCTCAAAg AAGTACTGCAAGATCCTTCCATGGCAAACCGGTTGGCAGATACCAAAGCTCTTGGAGAGGTGAAAGCATTGGATGAATTTTACAATATGTTAGTAAACGATCCAGATCGTGCTGTTTATGG tATAAAGCCTGTTGAAAAGGCATCAGATCTCTTAGCCATAGAAACTTTGATGGTTTCAGACGAGTTGTTCAG ATCCAGGGATATTCAAAAGCGACAGCGCTATGTTGCTTTGGtggataaagtaaaagaaaacggaGCAGACGTTAAGATCTTTTCTAGTCTGCACGTCTCAGGAGAAC AGCTTGGTCAACTCACTGGTGTAGCTGCCCTCTTGCGCTACCCCATACCTGAAGAAGATGAGGTTGATGGGGTATCAGACAGTGAAGATTGA